The following proteins are encoded in a genomic region of Plasmodium sp. gorilla clade G2 genome assembly, chromosome: 2:
- a CDS encoding ERCC1 nucleotide excision repair protein, putative encodes MVSDKEDKCNRINNNDKINSLECINEEKKNNTDEGGESFFDINAEQYLIISLRQKLNPVIKKIKRVRYKFNNIIPDFLVGKNNACLFISMKYHRLRSNYLKARIETLSNKYNNRILLCLVDMDNIENSLGEINQLSFSFNMTLILCWSNEECARVIEDFRIYEKKISYIIKKKISSSNQEEKIHELLKKIRCIHTTDCITLTTKFKNLKNIIQAKKEDLVSCSGLGIKKIQALMATFNDPFF; translated from the coding sequence atggTAAGTGATAAGGAAGATAAATGTAACAGAATTAATAACaatgataaaattaatagtCTCGAATGcattaatgaagaaaaaaaaaataatacagatGAAGGAGGAGAAAGTTTCTTTGATATTAATGCTGaacaatatttaattatatcattAAGACAAAAACTTAATccagttataaaaaaaataaaaagagttcgttataaatttaataatattattccaGATTTTTTAGTAGGTAAAAATAATGCATGTCTTTTTATATCAATGAAGTATCATCGTTTACGCTCAAACTATTTAAAAGCTAGAATAGAAActttatcaaataaatataataacagaatattattatgtctAGTTGATATggataatattgaaaattcTTTAGGAGAAATAAATCaattatctttttcttttaatatgaCACTTATATTATGTTGGTCTAATGAAGAATGTGCCAGAGTAATTGAAGATTTTCgtatttatgaaaaaaaaatttcttatattataaaaaaaaaaatttcctCTTCTAatcaagaagaaaaaatacatgaactattaaaaaaaattagatgtATACATACAACCGATTGCATAACACTTACAACCAAATTTAAAAAtctcaaaaatattattcaagCTAAAAAAGAAGATCTAGTAAGTTGCTCAGGGTTgggaattaaaaaaatacaggCTCTAATGGCTACATTTAATGacccttttttttaa
- a CDS encoding nucleolar preribosomal assembly protein, putative: MNNDSVTWEILGKGKCSFKKKVDTEIFCLNEYNVTGLCTKSNCPLSNSVYSTIILDKGEIYLYMKSVERAHLPSALWSRVLLSLNKKEAFNVIYKELKFTQNIKHIKKCMKRYIRIKEILKRSRKLILQKQVKIMPIKKKTERRDKTREKKALKAANLLNNVEKELLNRLNTGIYGSLYKFLTPKKKMKNKDSELTKIFDVMEENKDELKKKGKKGKDENVNYETMSQEGEETDVDVDMDDEEDVDDDDEEDVDDDDEEDVDDDDDEDVDEDDDDEDIDVDMDDEDVDDDDEGGIYDDDDEDEDEDEGEDDYDNDNDDDKDSVEESASISHDKKNKKKRKRKEYKKEYVDNEHIKNLQANGKLSIQDDEIEEMNHNFRRKKKSNNKKEKGKKKIKMVYEND; the protein is encoded by the exons ATGAATAACGATTCAGTGACGTGGGAAATTTTGGGTAAAGGAAAATGTTCTTTTAAGAAAAAAGTGGATACtgaaatattttgtttaaatgaatataatgtaACAGGTTTATGTACTAAATCAAATTGCCCATTGAGTAATAGTGTTTATTCAACAATAATATTAGATAAGggtgaaatatatttatatatgaaatctGTTGAAAGAGCTCATTTGCCTAGTGCCTTATGGAGTAGAGTACTTTTgagtttaaataaaaaagaagcctttaatgttatttataaagaattaaaatttacacagaatataaaacatataaagaaATGTATGAAGAGATATATTAGGATAAAAGAAATTTTAAAGAGGAGCAGAAAACTGATATTACAAAAGCAAGTAAAAATTATGCCcataaagaagaaaacagAAAGGAGAGATAAAACGAGAGAAAAAAAAGCCTTAAAAGCTGCaaatcttttaaataatgtaGAAAAGGAATTATTGAATAGATTAAATACAGGGATCTATGGATCTCTATATAAGTTCCTAACtcctaaaaagaaaatgaaaaataaagattCTGAATTGACGAAAATATTTGATGTGATGGAGGAGAATAAAGATGAATTGAAAAAGAAGGGGAAGAAAGGAAAGGACGAAAATGTAAATTATGAGACAATGTCTCAGGAGGGGGAAGAAACTGATGTAGATGTGGATATGGATGATGAGGAGGATgtagatgatgatgatgaagaggatgtagatgatgatgatgaggAGGATgtagatgatgatgatgatgaagatgttGATGaggatgatgatgatgaagatataGATGTAGATATGGATGATGAAGATgttgatgatgatgatgaaggtGGTATATATGATGacgatgatgaagatgaagatgaagatgaagGTGAAGATgattatgataatgataatgatgatgataaagaCAGCGTTGAAGAAAGTGCCTCAATAAGTCATGATAAgaagaataaaaagaaaagaaagagAAAAGAATACAAAAAGGAATATGTTGACAATGAGcacataaaaaatttacaagCAAATGGGAAGTTGTCAATTCAAGATGATGAAATAGAGGAAATGAATCATAAttttagaagaaaaaaaaaatcaaataataaaaaggaaaaag gcaAGAAAAAGATTAAAATGGTTTACGAAAATGACTAA
- a CDS encoding protein kinase, putative, with translation MFSVELENRSGYKKRKKKKSKNKSTGQNKFTDQNNISERKEEGVDMKCDHNILRDIQHDGKYNIINEQIKENPSLYFKYKEKINLEDDNITLDDKNITMDDENITLNDKNISSDDKNITFDVDKILNHQHNTSNSDISINCSNNNDDEIKESINKQDKKDVLISDYINNKYVLSKNKTCKINKGKKLIKKKVNKISKRKDHILYKCHNKLYNVDVFSQGTKNAVNVCNSLIILHKNDNINMDNNDDYDDIYTKNNNIEDINYTNDNVINPMCGYYPIGDDDALSKGEIKKSNGKINSLSNFDDTINVNKNDIPIINDIKNIDIISNKENIDIISNKENIDIISNKENIDIISNEENIDIISNKENIDIINNKENIDIISNKENIDIISNKENIDIISNEENINIISNEENINIISNKECCYNDEQKEEKNNIFNSNFVEEKKKKMICNSLNVLPIDRLLKNGHDEINKEVCKKKKSFFFSYSDIKSKMLYNNKNYSKKEKALYTNNKNNNTFIPIFLNKIGDKINNTEDIYDMYNKKNMYTHDKKIYNNMYSNNLKKKYYYSTTNIKLLNDNMGRVLDNRLHLSNNMYHDLHSNSLYKNVMLINNNVFFYKKRKSNSNNNSKKNHMIINKKVSSYNIFYKERNDSFKENFLFLKEKILTSKKDTCVFEERQKDLFEKSNEHIKCVSSFNNIRDNISSYSRVNKKGYFFPLKNNSIGHIPKESNIIYTPRTSFNHVKDNENIAHLKKKEINDKNASSSYLINQNITTYTLQSEVNKNLNMLGVRDSIYKIDERNNMLKECYNGNNNNNNNNKKKKKKKKLSFSCDIINDNITPDESDKEKDISNNVKSMEIFNYVKIKGNFYNNLSSNKDPIPNIHNKYHSEDYLNIHRTNKIYGINNEKYRNYKLYSMDEIFKMSRKEKKYINNISNNIGRVTYKNDMRNEKINQMEDLLYPCDKNKSLNITCPVIRENNISKEEIKKNSSAILNKRNNGFMFNNVGRLHYHMDKMNSQDKIYDQGNIKQNEEQTINYNEYTSMEERNKYDNKCIRNLDDYKYEEVLSYHHTLDGDKKNNYMNNLIDMNNAGIIETMNGVIDNIILNRKNMNSTKDMELEMKNEMKNEIKNDIKDEIKNNIDIEIEHEIERQIENEIERQIENELEREIANEINIYKKNETYMNNDKEIDIVNEEKKHIYPFNYESKIHENMNISININNSKDCHNNILKEYVENVSLVQKEENIFQPLFNLNKKEKVWKRFNIKNNIKTIINNEEMKRIYQIINKNVFPIYNFNENKNFLINHLTYNFPKKNDLFKLSYNVSMNNIKNYYTANRYINNNFDYMNRLFSQNIYTLKYQVANIDNDHIYKEGGGVDYINMNISKECKNNKDKIYLNKIFHYKKKKDSRFIINDEIGSNDYIDNIKKQYNNDENNYKSRETMKISISNDEDMITNLDVEHENNFPSCQANLLEKKSTYIDLNLYDSNGMDDFREEKYNFINNENDLFNAKRWKFNFSKGKNLFNNKLFNVANEDGLFSFFKNMNIFKELNKSNNSLKLEVIKNSNNNCMNNKGDDNSSNMEHMNTTNMTITSDEHTSTKGEIHDESFYRDDNDCSHLKIQGRSKKDSDITLYNEDKSNFENDNETINEYENMYSNIDINEWKDKINVACNSIVDKETEDDTEKNNDIEKNNIKDNNLGEENKHIDIMNNRINIDSVNNDENKNNNDNDNDNKNNNNNDNSNGEGIKVIKNIKSEMNDYIYNHNIMIKINNKSIDLMNEKNQKNEPFLNYANEKDIHIKSNSSYNINDKMKLFNNNEKTEKKHISLNEFLYNKKEELDDEKISEYKDTNLTNNTFEDIAKRINLILNDTIEFFQKNTYLHNGYGNVQVCKKNKRKLEKKKLKKWSCIYKINKIIRKGAHGVVFSAWRSENVEFFNPEFFEKIYTENKKKGYIEESNINENYECDNEYDNDEEETESDDDDEQNKENEKSDEKCGYVLLENGNKNEKMHELDENEKMHELDENENMNESDENENMNESDKNEQINVANNNKQINVANNNEQINEVNNNEQINEANNNEKINEANNNEQINEANNNEQINEANHNEQINEANNNEQRNEANNNEQINEANNNEKINNVNYHNIIQNTYNDDDYYDEDNLVSLKIINLKYLSKKNSLKNILREVNFLQMCKHPNIVKYYESFFWPPCYLVIVCEYLSGGTLYDLYKNYGRISEDLLVYILDDVLNGLNYLHNECSLSLIHRDIKPTNIVLSKDGIAKIIDFGSCEELKNIHKSKELVGTIYYISPEILMRTNYDCSSDIWSLGITIYEIVLCTLPWKRNQSFEDYIKTIINSSPKINITEGFSKHLCYFVEKCLQKKPENRGNVKDLLNHKFLIKKRYIKKKPSSIYEIRDILKIYNGKGKTNIFRNFFKNLFFFNDKNKKKKTNKMISSKSCDAEMFFEQLKREKFDFFEIKLKDDENTRSLNTFNINLSKERDDISYSSSNLEKTKQQNLKLVASVVATEQSHK, from the coding sequence atgttCTCAGTCGAATTAGAAAATCGATCaggttataaaaaaaggaagaaaaagaaatcgAAGAATAAAAGTACTGGTCAGAATAAATTTACAGaccaaaataatatatcagaaAGGAAAGAAGAAGGAGTTGATATGAAATGTGATCATAATATTCTGAGGGATATACAACATGAtggtaaatataatataataaatgaacaaattAAGGAGAATCCATcgttatattttaaatataaagagaAAATTAATTTggaagatgataatataacattggatgataaaaatataacaatggatgatgaaaatataacattgaatgataaaaatatatcatcagatgataaaaatataacttttgacgttgataaaatattaaaccaTCAACATAATACATCAAATAGTGATATATCTATAAattgtagtaataataatgatgatgaaataaaagaaagtataaataaacaaGATAAAAAGGATGTTTTAATAagtgattatataaataataaatatgttttatcaaaaaataagacatgtaaaataaataaaggaaaaaaattaattaaaaaaaaagtaaataaaatttCTAAGAGGAAggatcatatattatataaatgtcaTAATAAGTTATATAATGTTGACGTTTTTTCTCAAGGTACTAAAAATGCAGTCAATGTGTGTAATTCGTTAATTATACTTCAtaagaatgataatattaatatggataataatgatgattatgacgatatatatacaaaaaataacaatattgaagatattaattatacaaatgataatGTCATTAATCCTATGTGTGGTTATTACCCCATAGGTGATGACGATGCATTAAGCAAAGGTGAAATTAAAAAGTCAAATGGAAAAATCAATTCCCTATCTAATTTTGATGATACTattaatgtaaataaaaatgatatacctattataaatgatataaaaaatatagatataataagtaataaagaaaatatagatataataagtaataaagaaaatatagatataataagtaataaagaaaatatagatataataagtaatgaagaaaatatagatataattagtaataaagaaaatatagatataataaataataaagaaaatatagatataataagtaataaagaaaatatagatataataagtaataaagaaaatatagatataataagtaatgaagaaaatataaatataataagtaatgaagaaaatataaatataataagtaaTAAAGAATGTTGTTATAATGATGAACAGAAGGAAGAGaaaaataacatttttaattcaaatttcgtagaagaaaaaaaaaaaaaaatgatttgtAATTCTCTTAATGTATTACCAATAGATAGATTACTTAAAAATGGACATGATGAAATTAATAAGGAggtatgtaaaaaaaaaaaaagttttttttttagttataGTGATATAAAGTCTAAAATGttatacaataataaaaattattcaaagaaagaaaaagcattatatacaaataataaaaacaataatacGTTCATtcctatatttttaaataagatAGGAGACAAGATTAATAACACTGaggatatatatgatatgtataataaaaaaaatatgtatacacATGATAAgaagatatataataatatgtattctAATAacttaaaaaagaaatattattatagcactactaatataaaattattaaatgataatatgggAAGGGTATTAGATAATAGGCTAcatttatcaaataatatgtatcatGATTTACATTCAAATtcgttatataaaaatgtcaTGTTGATTAATAacaatgtttttttttataaaaagaggaaaagtaatagtaataataatagtaaaaaaaatcatatgataattaataaaaaagtatcatcttataatattttttataaagaaaGGAATGATTCATTTAAAgagaattttttatttttaaaagagaAAATCTTAACATCGAAAAAAGATACTTGCGTATTTGAAGAAAGGCAAAAAGATCTTTTTGAAAAAAGTAATGAACATATTAAATGtgtttcttcttttaataatatacgagataatatttcttcatattcAAGAGTAAATAAGAAAGGATATTTTTTccctttaaaaaataattctataGGACATATACCAAAAGaaagtaatataatatatacacctAGGACATCGTTTAATCATGTAAaggataatgaaaatattgctcatcttaaaaaaaaagaaataaatgataagaaTGCATCTAGTTCTTATTTAATAAACCAGAATATAACAACATATACATTACAAAGTgaagtaaataaaaatttaaatatgttaGGAGTAAGAGAttctatttataaaatagatGAAAGGAACAATATGTTGAAAGAATGTTATaatggaaataataataataataataataataaaaaaaaaaagaaaaaaaaaaaattgtctTTTTCAtgtgatattataaatgataatattacaCCTGATGAATCAGATAAGGAGAAAGATATTTCTAATAATGTTAAGAGTAtggaaatatttaattatgtaaaaataaaaggcaatttttataataatttatcttcAAACAAGGATCCTATCccaaatattcataataaatatcataGTGAAGActatttaaatatacataggacaaataaaatatatggaataaataatgaaaaatatagaaattataaattgtATAGTATGGATGAAATATTTAAGATGTCTCGTaaggaaaagaaatatataaataatatttctaataaTATAGGAAGggtaacatataaaaatgatatgagGAATGAAAAGATAAATCAGATGGAAGATCTATTATACCCTTGTGACAAAAATAAATCTTTAAACATTACTTGTCCTGTTATaagagaaaataatatatcaaaagaagaaattaaaaaaaattcaagtgctatattaaataaaaggaataatGGGTTTATGTTTAATAATGTTGGAAGATTACATTATCATATGGACAAAATGAACAGTcaagataaaatatatgaccaaggaaatataaaacaaaatgaagaaCAAACAATcaattataatgaatatacatCAATGGaggaaagaaataaatatgataataaatgtattagAAATTTGGATGActataaatatgaagaagTGTTGAGTTACCACCATACGTTGGATGgagacaaaaaaaataattatatgaacaatTTGATAGATATGAATAATGCGGGAATTATTGAAACGATGAATGGAgttattgataatattatattgaatagaaaaaatatgaacagtACGAAGGATATGGAATTGGAGATGAAGAATGAGATGaagaatgaaataaaaaatgacatAAAAGATgagataaaaaataatatagatatagaAATTGAGCATGAAATTGAAAGACAAATTGAGAATGAAATTGAAAGACAAATTGAGAATGAATTAGAAAGAGAAATTGcgaatgaaataaatatttataaaaagaacgaaacatatatgaataatgacAAAGAAATAGATATTGTAAATGAGGAGAAAAAACATATCTATCCATTTAATTACGAATCTAAGATAcatgaaaatatgaatatatcaattaatataaataattctaaagattgtcataataatatattaaaagaatatgtaGAAAACGTTTCTCTTGTTCAAAAGGAGGAGAATATATTTCAACCTTTATTCAATTTaaataagaaagaaaaagtaTGGAAACgttttaatataaagaataatataaagacaataataaataatgaagaaatgaaaagaatatatcaaattattaataaaaatgtttttcctatttataattttaatgaaaataaaaattttttaataaatcatttaacatataattttccaaaaaaaaatgatttatttaaattatcataCAATGTaagtatgaataatataaagaattattatactgctaatagatatataaataataattttgattaTATGAATAGATTATTTagtcaaaatatatatacattaaaatATCAGGTAGCtaatatagataatgatcatatatataaagaaggGGGAGGGGtggattatataaatatgaatatatcaaaagaatgtaaaaataataaagataaaatatatttaaataaaatatttcattataagaagaaaaaggaTTCACGctttattataaatgatgaaattggttctaatgattatatagataatataaaaaaacaatataataatgatgaaaataattataaatcaAGAGAAACTATGAAGATATCTATATCAAATGATGAAGATATGATTACTAATTTAGATGTTGaacatgaaaataattttccaAGTTGTCAAGCGAacttattagaaaaaaaaagtacttATATAGATTTGAATTTATATGATAGTAATGGTATGGATGATTTtagagaagaaaaatataattttattaataatgaaaatgatttATTCAATGCTAAAAGGTggaaatttaatttttctaagGGTAAAaatctttttaataataagttGTTTAATGTAGCTAATGAGGATggtttgttttctttttttaaaaatatgaatatttttaaggaacttaataaatcaaataataGCTTAAAATTggaagtaataaaaaatagtaataataattgtatgAACAATAAGGGTGATGATAATAGTTCAAATATGGAGCATATGAATACAACAAACATGACAATTACGAGTGATGAGCATACATCAACAAAGGGAGAAATACATGATGAATCATTTTATAGAGATGATAATGATTGTAGCCATTTAAAAATTCAAGGTAGAAGTAAAAAAGACAGTGACATAACTTTATATAATGAGGATAAAAGTAATTTTGAGAATGATAATGAGACTATTaatgaatatgaaaatatgtatagtaacatagatataaatgaatGGAAAGATAAGATAAATGTTGCATGTAATAGTATTGTTGATAAAGAGACTGAAGATGAtactgaaaaaaataatgatatagaaaagaataatataaaggatAATAATTTGGGAGAAGAGAATAAACATATagatattatgaataatagGATTAATATTGATAGtgttaataatgatgaaaataaaaataacaatgaCAATGACAatgacaataaaaataacaataataatgataatagtaATGGTGAAGGTATAAAAGTgattaaaaatatcaaaagTGAAAtgaatgattatatatataatcataatattatgattaagataaataataaaagtatagatcttatgaatgaaaaaaatcaaaagaaTGAaccttttttaaattatgcaaatgaaaaggatatacatattaagagtaattcttcatataatataaatgataaaatgaaattatttaataataatgagaaaacagaaaaaaagCATATTAGTTTAAACGAGTtcttatataacaaaaaagaagaattagatgatgaaaaaatatcTGAATATAAGGATACAAATTTAACAAACAATACATTTGAAGATATAGCTAAAAggattaatttaattttgaaTGATACTATtgaattttttcaaaaaaatacatatctTCATAATGGATATGGTAATGTGCAAGTATGCAAAAAGAACAAGAggaaattagaaaaaaaaaagttgaaAAAATGGTCctgtatttataaaattaataaaattatacgTAAGGGGGCCCATGGGGTTGTATTTTCTGCGTGGCGAAGTGAGAATGTTGAATTTTTTAATCCTGagttttttgaaaaaatatatacggAGAATAAAAAGAAGGGATATATCGAAGAAtcaaatattaatgaaaattatGAGTGTGATAATgaatatgataatgatgaagaGGAGACTGAaagtgatgatgatgatgagcAAAATAAAGAGAATGAAAAAAGTGATGAGAAGTGTGGATATGTATTATTAGAAAATGGtaacaaaaatgaaaagatgCACGAATtggatgaaaatgaaaagatgCACGAATtggatgaaaatgaaaatatgaacGAATCGGATGAGAATGAAAATATGAACGAATCGGATAagaatgaacaaataaatgtagctaataataataaacaaataaatgtagctaataataatgaacaaataaatgaagttaataataatgaacaaataaatgaagctaataataatgaaaaaataaatgaagctaataataatgaacaaataaatgaagccaataataatgaacaaataaatgaagCTAATCataatgaacaaataaatgaagctaataataatgaacaaaGAAATGAAgctaataataatgaacaaataaatgaagctaataataatgaaaaaataaataacgtcaactatcataatataattcaaaataCTTATAATGATGAcgattattatgatgaagaTAATTTGGTGTCcctgaaaataataaacttaaaatatttaagtaAAAAGAATAGTTTAAAAAACATTTTGAGAGAAGTAAATTTTTTACAAATGTGTAAACATCCCAATATAGTAAAATATTACGAATCTTTTTTTTGGCCTCCTTGTTATTTAGTTATTGTATGTGAATATTTATCAGGAGGAActttatatgatttatataaaaattatggtAGGATATCAGAAGATCTgttagtatatatattagatgaTGTATTGAATggtttaaattatttacataatgAATGTAGTTTATCTCTTATACATAGAGATATAAAACCAACAAATATCGTTCTTTCTAAAGATGGTATAGCTAAGATAATTGATTTTGGTTCTTGTGAAGAattgaaaaatattcataagtCTAAAGAATTAGTAGgtactatatattatatatcaccTGAAATATTAATGAGAACTAATTATGATTGTTCATCTGATATATGGTCATTAGGGATTACAATATATGAAATTGTTTTATGTACTTTACCATGGAAAAGAAATCAATCATTTgaagattatataaaaactaTAATTAATTCATCGccaaaaattaatataaccGAAGGATTTAGTAAGCACTTATGTTATTTTGTTGAGAAGTGTTTACAGAAGAAACCTGAGAACAGAGGAAATGTAAAagatttattaaatcataaATTTCTGATTAAAAagagatatattaaaaagaaaccTAGTtctatatatgaaataagagatatattaaaaatatataatggtaAAGGTAAAACGAATATCTTCCGAAATTTCTTTAAGaatctttttttcttcaatgataagaataaaaaaaaaaaaacaaataaaatgataagtTCCAAATCTTGTGATGCAGAAATGTTCTTTGAACAgttaaaaagagaaaaatttgatttttttgaaattaaattaaaagatgatgaaaatacTAGATCCTTGAATACATTCAATATAAATCTATCTAAAGAAAGAGACGACATATCATATTCTTCTTCAAATTtggaaaaaacaaaacagcAGAATCTCAAATTGGTAGCCTCTGTTGTCGCGACTGAACAATCAcacaaatga